The following are from one region of the Falco cherrug isolate bFalChe1 chromosome 19, bFalChe1.pri, whole genome shotgun sequence genome:
- the BAZ2A gene encoding LOW QUALITY PROTEIN: bromodomain adjacent to zinc finger domain protein 2A (The sequence of the model RefSeq protein was modified relative to this genomic sequence to represent the inferred CDS: inserted 4 bases in 3 codons; deleted 8 bases in 6 codons), producing METNNHFXLTGLSSAPAASGPKPTPASGDSPFAHGSPLGFPPQGKSLNGGMNVNGFSTVSHPSTSGTFTPSSPPAGTQPLRAYDCLWDYARNPPAGGLKDGSPPGPPLSGLGQFPLNGVTGGSRPASPGHGTNLRGAGQEFWGNGTPGPMGLNFDSQELYDSFHDQSFELIQNGPAGFYTTATQPSPCWAPSTQPFSLPPGPPEEPVTGEGDVDAAAKEIPAAIAENGGGLVGSMELEEAQPDLKICSYNGSAPGAVPLGQEGPVLAPGASMGDTSPIAPRLEDAHILSEDPLEPFESLARDPGTGDLYAMDDSQLVSDKSPLEEPPXDLAGLRCTASPPLHAAGPFSLLPASPPPAPLLTAPGSPPALHDSSVDLNSSGHAGAGGLGSLELNPPLEPESPAPSAEEEEEEEETADSCPETTSVAAPEGGSEETAPLSTSAAGDVPRRRIATQEEVRFPLQHGWRREVRIKKGNHRWQGETWYYGPCGKRMKQFPEVIKYLSRNVVQDVRREHFSFSPRMPVGDFYEERDTPEGLQWVQLSPEEIPSRIQAITGKRGRPRNAEKAKPKEPPAAKRGRGRPPKVKMVDLLSKTDARLLKRLEAQEVLSDEDKLKMSKIKKKMRRKAKNKQKQEAKAPRAKEAKKKSKAKEKKGKPEKGKDKARPKEKKGKGARKADKGLLAQRRLEERRRQQLILEEMKKPTEDMCLGDHQPLPAFSRIPGLILPSRAFSNCLTVVEFLQSYGKVLGFDPAKDVPSLCALQEGLLGVGDSAGEVQDLLVRLLQAALYDPGLPPYCQSLKILGEKVSEISLNRDTVSEILRCFLTAYGRAEDLCDGLRTKPFQALPPEKKAAILAFLVNELNSSALIINEIDKTLENMSNYRKNKWIIEGRLRRLKVALAKEDGPPESEITGLEDGRRRRSSRLTEETGLEMEEEEETRGRKSRREEEAETSASSIPELERQIEKLAKRQMFFRKKLLHSSQTLRAASLGQDRYRRRYWVLPHLGGIFVEGAEAAEPAPQEPPEEKASPPVPPVKEEXVDVPIPSRTNCTASRSRGRPRKSKEELLQHCGPRPTPVNGVLEEPVPLGQSQHDLSQSAFLSWLGQTQSSLLKDSVLTPDSSPGQGDMGGLPPLEAPSDPAEEEEEEESAPEARGKAGALV from the exons atggaaacaaacaacCATT AACTCACTGGCCTTTCCTCTGCACCCGCTGCCTCAGGACCGAAACCCACGCCTGCCTCAGGGGACAGCCCCTTCGCCCACGGCTCCCCGCTCGGCTTCCCCCCGCAAGGGAAAA GTCTGAACGGGGGCATGAATGTCAATGGCTTCTCTACTGTATCTCACCCCAGTACTTCAGGGACCTTCACCCCCAGCTCACCGCCCGCTGGCACACAGCCCCTCCGCGCCTACGACTGCCTCTGGGACTACGCG CGTAACCCACCCGCCGGTGGCCTCAAGGAcggcagcccccccggcccccccctcTCCGGCCTCGGACAGTTCCCGCTCAATGGTGTCACCGGAGGGTCCCGGCCGGCATCCCCGGGGCACGGCACTAACCTgagaggggctgggcaggagtTCTGGGGCAACGGCACCCCCGGCCCCATGGGGCTGAACTTCGACTCGCAGGAGCTGTACGACTCCTTCCATGACCAGAGCTTCGAGCTGATACAGAACGGGCCGGCTGGCTTCTACACAACGGCCACCCAGCCGTCCCCATGCTGGGCTCCGAGCACCCAGCCCTTCTCGCTGCCGCCGGGTCCCCCGGAGGAGCCGGTCACCGGCGAGGGAGACGTCGATGCCGCAGCCAAAGAGATCCCCGCTGCCATCGCAGAGAACGGGGgtgggctggtgggcagcatgGAGCTGGAGGAGGCGCAGCCAG ACTTGAAGATCTGCAGCTACAACGGGTCTGCCCCTGGTGCGGTGCCGCTCGGGCAGGAGGGGCCTGTCCTGGCCCCTGGCGCCAGCATGGGGGACACGTCGCCCATCGCCCCGCGGCTGGAGGATGCCCACATCCTCAGCGAAGACCCCCTGGAGCCCTTCGAGTCCCTGGCCAGAG accCCGGCACCGGCGACCTCTACGCGATGGACGACTCGCAGCTGGTGAGCGACAAGTCCCCCCTGGAGGAGCCCCC CGACCTGGCCGGCCTGCGCTGCACCGCCAGCCCCCCCCTCCACGCCGCCGGCCCCTTCAGCCTGCTGCCCGCcagccccccgcctgccccgctGCTCACCGCGCCCGGCTCGCCGCCCGCCCTGCACG ACAGCAGCGTCGACCTGAACAGCAGCGGCCACGCGGGCGCTGGAGGACTCGGGTCCCTGGAGCTCAACCCTCCGCTGGAGCCTGAGTCCCCGGCCCcctctgcagaggaggaggaggaggaggaagaaaccgCCGACAGCTGTCCGGAGACTACTTCGGTGGCCGCACCAGAAGGAGGGAGCGAGGAGACCGCCCCACTGAGCACCTCGGCAGCAG GTGATGTCCCCCGCCGGCGCATCGCCACGCAGGAGGAGGTGCGCTTC CCCCTGCAGCACGG GTGGAGGCGGGAGGTGCGGATCAAGAAGGGGAACCATCGCTGGCAGGGTGAGACCTGGTACTACGGGCCCTGTGGGAAGAGGATGAAGCAGTTCCCGGAGGTGATCAAG TATCTGAGCAGGAACGTGGTGCAGGACGTCCGACGCGAGCACTTCAGCTTCAGCCCCCGCATGCCGGTGGGAGACTTCTACGAGGAGCGGGACACGCCGGAG GGTCTGCAGTGGGTGCAGCTGAGCCCCGAGGAGATCCCCTCGCGCATCCAGGCCATCACGGGCAAGCGCGGGCGGCCCCGCAATGCCGAGAAGGCCAAGCCCAAGGAGCCGCCGGCTGCGAAACGCGGTCGGGGCCGGCCCCCCAAGGTCAAGATGGTCGACTTGCTGAGCAAGACGGACGCACGGCTGCTGAAGAGGCTGGAAGCCCAAG AGGTGCTCAGCGACGAGGACAAGCTGAAAATGAGcaaaatcaagaagaaaatgaggcGGAAG GCCAAGaacaagcagaagcaggaggcCAAAGCCCCCAGAGCGAAGGAGGCCAAGAAGAAGTCCAAG GCCAAGGAGAAGAAGGGCAAACCGGAGAAGGGCAAGGACAAAGCGCGGCCCAAGGAGAAGAAGGGCAAAGGGGCTCGCAAGGCGGACAAGGGGCTGCTGGCCCAGCGGCGCCTGGAGGaacggcggcggcagcagctcatcctggaggaGATGAAGAAGCCCACGGAGGACATGTGCCTGGGGGATCACCAG cccctgccagccttCTCCCGCATCCCGGGCCTCATCCTGCCCAGCCGCGCCTTCTCCAACTGCCTGACAGTGGTGGAGTTCCTGCAGAGCTACGGCAAGGTCCTGGGTTTCGACCCGGCCAAGGACGTGCCCAGCCTGTGCGCGCTgcaggaggggctgctgggggtgggcgACAGCGCGGGGGAGGTGCAGGACCTGCTGGTgcggctgctgcaggctgcgcTCTACGACCCCGGCCTGCCACCGTACTGCCAG TCCCTGAAGATCCTGGGGGAAAAGGTGTCGGAGATCAGCCTGAACCGCGACACCGTCTCCGAGATCCTGCGCTGCTTCCTGACGGCGTACGGGCGGGCGGAGGACCTGTGCGACGGGCTGCGGACCAAGCCCTTCCAGGCGCTGCCTCCGGAGAAGAAAGCCGCCATCCTGGCCTTCCTGGTGAACGAGCTGAACAGCAGCGCTCTCATCATCAA TGAGATCGACAAGACCCTGGAGAACATGTCCAACTACAGGAAGAACAAGTGGATCATCGAGGGCCGGCTGCgcag GTTGAAGGTGGCCCTGGCCAAAGAAGACGGGCCG CCGGAGTCGGAGATCACGGGCCTCGAGGACGGACGTCGCCGACGCAGC TCCCGCCTGACAGAGGAGACGGGCctggagatggaggaggaggaggagacccGCGGGCGGAAATCCcgcagggaggaggag GCCGAAACATCCGCATCCAGCATCCCCGAGCTCGAGAGGCAGATTGAGAAGCTGGCCAAG AGGCAGATGTTCTTCCGCAAGAAGCTGCTCCATTCCTCGCAGACGCTGCGGGCGGCTTCTCTGGGCCAGGACCGGTACCGGCGGCGGTACTGGGTCCTGCCCCACCTGGGCGGCATCTTCGTGGAGGGCGCAGagg CGGCTGAGCCGGCACCCCAGGAGCCCCCGGAGGAGAAGGCATcccccccagtccccccagTGAAGGAGG CGGTGGATGTGCCCATTCCCAGCCGGACGAACTGCACGGCCTCACGCTCCCGTGGCCGGCCCCGAAAGAGcaaagaggagctgctgcagcactgcgGACCCAGGCCCACCCCGGTCAACGGGGTCCTGGAGGAGCCGGTGcccctggggcagagccagcacGACCTCAGCCAGTCCGCCTTCCTCTCCTGGCTG GGCCAGACGCAGTCGTCCCTGCTCAAGGACTCCGTCCTCACGCCGGACAGCAGCCCCGGccagggggacatgggggggcTCCCGCCGCTCGAGGCC CCGTCGGACCccgcggaggaggaggaggaggaggagagtgCCCCAGAGGCCCGCGGGAAAGCGGGGGCCCTGGTTTAA